The Brassica oleracea var. oleracea cultivar TO1000 chromosome C6, BOL, whole genome shotgun sequence genome includes a region encoding these proteins:
- the LOC106297502 gene encoding F-box protein At3g57590-like, whose amino-acid sequence MICIHLSDHEFNPIDLFHDIFSRLPAKSIGRFRCVSEEWRSILCSEDFTELFITKSSTHPSLLFAMKVAKNNEFQFFLSPQLHSQNEKSTLAACFKLKLPEDMPLEFCSHASGLFCFRHMPPISKKEYTTHVICNPSVGQSVFLPKLGTGRDGKSFLGFDPIDKVFKVLSSYSSHSSVNYILTLGTAEMRWRRIHCPLSLYPLSKGICISGVIYYLARKTYETYYIVCFDVRSEIFEFLHADFIDFYATRLINYEGQLGLISWPENSVDASMALWVLEDGENWSEHAFTLPGDKFSDVACNVSKVSVVGVTAIGEIVLMKKGYYDSDPFKVFYFHPKQNTVKHLEAQGFETFGRVYAFVGHVEDLTLMNCHQLQQDRLKFDMKYHQLQKDVVRFEKINKFAALSLLEDV is encoded by the coding sequence ATGATTTGCATTCATTTGTCTGATCATGAATTCAACCCGATTGATCTGTTTCACGATATATTCTCTAGATTGCCAGCCAAGTCAATAGGGAGGTTTCGTTGCGTGTCGGAGGAATGGAGGTCCATACTTTGTAGTGAAGATTTTACCGAGTTGTTCATAACCAAGTCTTCCACTCACCCGAGTCTCTTATTTGCCATGAAAGTCGCTAAAAACAACGAGTTTCAGTTCTTTTTGTCGCCTCAGCTTCATAGTCAGAATGAGAAGTCGACTTTAGCCGCCTGTTTTAAGCTGAAGTTACCTGAAGACATGCCGCTAGAATTTTGTAGTCATGCCTCAGGTTTGTTCTGTTTCCGTCATATGCCGCCGATCTCAAAGAAGGAATATACAACGCATGTGATATGTAACCCTAGCGTAGGACAGTCTGTTTTCTTACCTAAACTTGGGACGGGCAGGGACGGTAAGAGCTTTTTAGGGTTTGATCCGATTGACAAGGTATTCAAGGTATTGTCATCCTATTCATCTCATTCCTCTGTTAATTATATTTTGACATTAGGAACTGCTGAAATGAGGTGGAGAAGGATACACTGTCCCTTATCCCTTTACCCTTTGTCTAAAGGGATATGCATCAGTGGAGTTATATATTACCTGGCTCGAAAAACCTATGAAACTTACTATATAGTTTGCTTTGATGTTCGGTCTGAGATATTCGAGTTTCTGCACGCAGACTTCATTGATTTTTATGCTACAAGATTGATTAACTATGAGGGTCAACTAGGTCTCATTAGTTGGCCTGAAAATTCCGTTGATGCAAGTATGGCTTTGTGGGTTCTAGAGGATGGCGAGAATTGGTCGGAACATGCCTTCACTCTTCCTGGTGATAAATTCAGCGACGTTGCCTGTAATGTTTCAAAGGTTTCCGTAGTTGGAGTGACCGCTATTGGTGAAATTGTTTTGATGAAGAAGGGCTATTATGACTCCGACCCATTTAAGGTTTTCTACTTCCATCCCAAACAGAACACTGTCAAACACCTTGAAGCTCAAGGTTTTGAGACATTTGGTAGAGTTTACGCCTTTGTAGGCCATGTAGAAGATCTTACGCTTATGAATTGTCACCAGCTGCAACAAGATCGTCTGAAGTTTGATATGAAATATCACCAGCTGCAAAAAGATGTTGTTAGGTTTGAAAAGATTAACAAATTTGCTGCTCTGAGTCTTCTAGAGGATGTATGA